Within Populus trichocarpa isolate Nisqually-1 chromosome 6, P.trichocarpa_v4.1, whole genome shotgun sequence, the genomic segment CATGAATTCTattgaaagaacaaaacaaagatGGGTGAGGAAAACTCTTACCATGAACTGCCCTTATAGATTACATTTAATGGGAACCTGTAAACGAAACAAAAGGCAAATATATCAAAGAGAAGACAAAAACTTTATTGTCTTTGGATCTTTTCTTGAGACTTGTCAGGGACTAACTCTCAAAGAAGTTACTGCATCTAATAAAGTCAGTATTATTGTAACTTTGACAGTAACGATATCTATTAAGAATCAGAAACTAAGTAGACAAGAAGAGATCTCTGAGAATGTCTGCAAGATATAAATCACTGAGCAAAAAGCtgattttattagaaatataaaatgtaTGTACAGGAGGCATTGTTCTCTGATTTGTAAAAGCTACAGCCAGGATACAGTGTTTGCTAACATGTAAATTATAGGACAAACTAGCTTGTACCTTGAACAAAAGATCTTTATGGCGAAGGTACCAACTTAATACAGGAACAAAATCCAAAGCATCCAAAAGGTTCACTTGAAAATCTTGTGAAGTCTACAAAAGAATCTATATAACCTAATTGTGGACCGGTGGCCGAATGACCATCCATATAACTGGTCATTTTTTGACAACAGTGATTATGTGTTGTTTGTCAATAGTATAATGAACAAGACTATACAGAGAAAGACTTCAAACCATCATATTTAGATCTGAAAGGTCATCCATTGGAATTTCAAGGCCCATGAAATCAATGTCACCATGCTCTTGTAATCCATCATCATCAATGTTCAGCCAAGAACCCAGATCCTGCCCTTGGCTGTCATCTAATACATCTATTCCTGGCAGCTGCAGGTTGGACAAATCAATAGCATCATCCAACACATCCAAGCCAAACCTATCCTTTTCCTTTGCTTTGCTATTACTGTTGTTTTCACTTGACTTTGCCTTGGAAGGCAAAGTTGTTTTAGGTTGCTCCGATATCTTGCCAACAAGGCCATTCACAGAAACAGACAGTTGAGTTGTTTTTTGCTTGGGCTTCGTTTTAGTTTTCCGCTCCCCCTTTTGATTAGATAATGTTGGTCGACCAATTTTATTAGATCCGTTTCTAGATAAAACCTCTCTGTTGTGCCCCTTTCCTTCCCTGTCTCTCTCACTCCTCTTTCCTTTTGTACTGCTCGATAGCGAACCTCCTATTCCTGATGGAGCACTTGATGGGCTACCAACAACATCATCAAGCAACAACTCCCTCTTCTTCATCCTGTTTGACCACGTATCTTCCTTACCAGTAATTTGTTCCGATAAGCGATTAACAGGTGGAAGTAGATCAGAAGGATTTGAGATGTGGCTATCCCCATTCTGACCCACATGTAAAGTTCGAGGACTTGGCTGTGAACCCATGGAAGCtgcagaaaacaaaaataacagtcCAAAATTGTTCCATGTGACTGGAAAACACAAATACAAAGGGTAAAACGAAACATCACAGACAACAAGAACCCataaaaaagagatttaaaGAAAACACATCCACACATGAATGAATTCCAGAAGCAAATTCTGAGACATCAGAAAAAATACCTGAAACTCTGGCTTCCAAAGAGCGGGTTGAGGTATTGCCATACAACTTTGCAGATTCACCATCAGTAGGAGTATCCACTGATTGTGCACCATTTAGGCGGGCAGTCCCAGAAAGGAACATATCCCTAAAGGAGGGCTCACTGAAGCAGCTGTTTCCTGTAACTTCAAATTTATGACATCGCTCTAAAGTTTGTTTAACAAATGCTAAGGCAGCTTGCTTGGCCATTTTGCTACTGGAACTCTTCCCACCAGTGGCATTAGGACCCCAACAAGTCTATTAAATAATGCTGTGTTAGCTAACCATCAAATATATATCCAGAAGTTTTTAAACAATAACCTACCAGCCACCAGCATGAGTTCAGATATATTGGGCATCATAGCCCTTTGGTCCCCAGTCTCATTATACCAATATATTCATACCcaaacatgaaaagaaatgtGAATGTATGAAGTATAGGAAAGGAGAATAAAGTGTGAAAATTACCATGTACTTTTCATAAGCCATTGTGACGAGTTTGTCATGAGCACGTTGTTCAAATTCCCTATACAGTCATGTAGTATCATGAGTACATTGTGAGAGTTCAAGTGAAAAGGCAAAAACACACTTGGATTTATAGCAAGAATTAATTCTTTACTTTTCTTGGAGTTCTTTCATTTCTGAGGCATGTTTCAACAGCTTGTCTAATAAACCTTTCTTCCTTGAAACCTatcataataacaaacaaaaccaTGAGATGACCTCCTTTAAAGAATGAATTCATTGCAGGATGGAAAGTTCAACAGTATGTTTCAATGCAAGCAATAGATTCATATTTCAACTTCCTACTAAAAATGAAGAGTTAAAAACTTCACCATTCTGtagaatattgaaaaacaatcatatgaCATCAAAAAGACAGGAAAAAGtggaaaacaaaagagaaacataAGTCTTGCTTGACTTAATATAAGAGATGtacataatataaatacatatacaGAGAGTGAGAGTGAGAGGGAAAGAGAATTAATGGATAATTGATTGAAGTCATTTGCTATTAAGGCTTTTACAGTAAAATCAGAAGTACCTGCCCATGTTGATTCTCCTCTAATTTGCTGATGTGCCCACAGATTCCTTCATCATCCATCGGCATGTCAGGCTGTTTAAGGAAGATTATGTAATAAATGGCATACATTAACAGATCTTAGTGCTGTTGCAATAACATTACATATGACATTCGAAGGCAATCCCAGAAACCATTGAGCCAAATCCCCCCGTGCTCCCACCTCCCCACAACTGAGAGAAAAGAAACTTTAAAAAGGGGGCagaaagaagaaagggaaaaggaaaataagCTCCAAAAAAacgtttcatttaaatcctgacTAAAGAATCAAACATCTGAAGCCATTATGCTGCTGAAATTAGACGATCCAACACATTACCCAGCCTCATGGTCCAAAGACAAGTCAAATGCAGGAAAAGAATGATGAAACAGTGAAAAGAATAACGTTAATGTGGAAATAAACCTACCATTGATTCAGGAAAAATTCCCAGACTAAGAACCTCCAAACGaagtttttcttctattttcataTTATCATATTGAAATTTGGAACAGGCCATCCCTGGTACCAATGCATGGTCTGAAAGGACACCATTTATGGTATTTCTGAAGCTTGAGTCAATACCCATGTTTGGGATGCCTGAAATATCATTATCTGTCTCGTCGTGGTCTGGCTTCCCACTCACCTTGCAACCACTAAATGCAACATGTCCAGAAAACTGAAAATTATCTAGGTGATTCACACAATTTGATTCCAACTCCTCATGTAGCTCGAAATCAGTTCCATATGCATCAAATTCCAGGTCTGCATTTCCAAGGGTACAATCTTCCTCTGAGGTCAGGGCTGCCAAGAGTAACTGAGAAAGGGGAATTTCTCTATCTACAGGCATTAACTGATCTGGAAGAAGTTCTGAAGTCCTAGTTTCAGCAGCAAGCTCAAGCTCAACCTCCCTATCATGTTCAAATAACCCATACCCATTAGGGACAGTACTGTAGTTGTTTGCATCAGAATGGACTGGTGTTGCTGACGGTGCAGTAAACACAATACTTccctgaaaaataaatcatatggtTAAGGAAATTAATATAACTCGCAGTTTTGACAAGATTTTATATGACAAAAAGAGGCCATCACTGGCACAAAATAATATAGGGTAATACTTCACCATAATATTCAATAATCAATGATTATAACTTTGAGCATTAGAAAGGCATGAGTGCTGCTTGTAACATTCTATATAGAGTACGGATGCTCCACAGAGATATTACAGATAGGTAGAACCCTAAAAGAACTAGCACATATATATCTATGAATATGTTTGGTGAAtataaaagagaaggaaaactaGTTTTTctagaaagaaatatattataatccGTTATGTAGTTAAAAGtatcaatttatcaaatatacatGTGAACATTGTCTAATGtgcaaaataaattagattctAGCAAATTTAACAGATTGAAAGCATCAATACACTACTGCACAACATCCATTCCATgttcaaaatcaagaaacataaaTCTGAGTTCATTACCATTTTAATATCAATCAATCTTCCAAATTGTTGGTTAGgagatgcaaaaaaaatttatttactcGTCTCAATCAAGATGAATGAAACCTTCATGAAAGAATACAGAAGTTTACTAAAAAGAGATTCCAAGAGTCAAGACTCCATACATGGTACTGCTGCAGGTGGAGAAGTATTTGTGAATGGCTGATAATGGTTGAATTTCAAAGATATAAACCATTTGTTATTGATTAGCAACAAGAGCTTAAATCAATATGCGTAATTTTATCAATGGGCTTGTCATCTCCCTTAATGAAGAATTCTTCTTTCTCTACCTACATGCTGCTTCTGCTGAACTAAATGAATGAATCTTGCTGAAAACAAGAATATAATTCCATCTAATAggaaaacattaaaatgatagaaaatagaaagaaagaagtcCTCTACCATTAGCAACAATAGTCTAAACATTTTTGCAACAAATATCCACGAGTAATACTGCTGGATATGGACACAACCACtgaaatttgataaatatagaAGTCTATCAACAATTttggacacacacacacacttaaatTAAATGAAGGTCAAACAGGACTCACTTAGCTGTATGATTAAGCTATTACTATTAATACATTGAATGATCATGGCTAAGATTATAAAATGCTGCTAAGTGGAGGTGGAACAATTTTAATGCATCCTAcataaactaaattgaaaaacaaaaggcttTACCTGTTGTTTCAAGTGAGCAATGTCTACATCAGATATAAAACCAAAGAATGTCTCCATTTGCCTCCAAAATGAGCTCAAAAGGGCTAGGCCTGCAGTGACAATCAAATCAATTAACCAACAAAGACAGAATTCAAGcaataaaaggaacaaaaatttTCAGTGACAAGTACCAGGATTAATAACAGCACTTGCAGCAGCCAATAGCTCTTCATGCCCATCTTCTGaaccaactaaaaaaaccaaaaccaaaagtaAATGgatggaaaagaagagaaatggaaagaaaacaTTTAGGGTATCAGAAAATTATCTGAGGGACTTTAAAGTAAAGTACCAAGAAAATCTGCTGTTGCATTGACTGTTGTATTCTTTTGGCGTGTATAAGCCTTACGATCAGAGAGTTTTCTGGTTGGAGGACGGCCTGTCTTGCTGcacaaaaatatttcttgaaaatatgAGTTTCCAATCTGACATGCAGCAATGCTAGATAAAATGAAGACATTTCATGGATAACTAGAAAATTTGATGCAGAATGTTGACCtttcatttttatcaaaaccAAGTCTGGCACTTCTAAGCTGTTTTGCTGTTCCAACATTGCCCAGTTTCTCAACTGCTGTTGGCACAAGAGACCTTGTTGAAGTAAAACCCCTCCCAGTCCTCCCTTGCCTGCGAACACCATCTCCAATATCTTCACCTGAAACCAGCTTGTTCTTTCTTGATGGAAGGCCCAAAGGTGATATCTTTTGAACATTCTGCCCAGCTTTCTCATCTATCTCATCAGACTTTCTGCTCTTATCTTTAGATTTAACCTCTGTAGCCCCTGATTCTTCACTTTCTGATAAAACAGCTGACGATAAAGTGTCaccttttaatttaacttgCTGAGGAGAATTGCCGCTCAAGCGCCTGGCAAATCCCACCCCAATTTCATTACCTG encodes:
- the LOC18100364 gene encoding uncharacterized protein LOC18100364 isoform X6; the protein is MGIQNHSATSGFELEQQKSEERTKNIVPNKRTRTSLVDVRGNALVRPSGTVDRDREMLRLANSGAVQGEDRSLSIGVDGWEKTKMKKKRSGIKPDVASNMVSTKPSDGYRESKQGALQRPGTDARSRLNIDSHGFRPGVSNGAVGVGKIDGISQPTGLSVRSMTPRTDLENSSLLNDRRERPLGSDKERVNIRAVTKAVRDDFNSASPTSSAKMNPSIRAPRSGSGIMPKLSPVVHRATAPNDWELSHCTNKPPAVGANNRKRTASARSSSPPVAHWAGQRPQKIYRTARRTNLVPIVNNDESPTLDSVSDVSGNEIGVGFARRLSGNSPQQVKLKGDTLSSAVLSESEESGATEVKSKDKSRKSDEIDEKAGQNVQKISPLGLPSRKNKLVSGEDIGDGVRRQGRTGRGFTSTRSLVPTAVEKLGNVGTAKQLRSARLGFDKNESKTGRPPTRKLSDRKAYTRQKNTTVNATADFLVGSEDGHEELLAAASAVINPGLALLSSFWRQMETFFGFISDVDIAHLKQQGSIVFTAPSATPVHSDANNYSTVPNGYGLFEHDREVELELAAETRTSELLPDQLMPVDREIPLSQLLLAALTSEEDCTLGNADLEFDAYGTDFELHEELESNCVNHLDNFQFSGHVAFSGCKVSGKPDHDETDNDISGIPNMGIDSSFRNTINGVLSDHALVPGMACSKFQYDNMKIEEKLRLEVLSLGIFPESMPDMPMDDEGICGHISKLEENQHGQVSRKKGLLDKLLKHASEMKELQEKEFEQRAHDKLVTMAYEKYMTCWGPNATGGKSSSSKMAKQAALAFVKQTLERCHKFEVTGNSCFSEPSFRDMFLSGTARLNGAQSVDTPTDGESAKLYGNTSTRSLEARVSASMGSQPSPRTLHVGQNGDSHISNPSDLLPPVNRLSEQITGKEDTWSNRMKKRELLLDDVVGSPSSAPSGIGGSLSSSTKGKRSERDREGKGHNREVLSRNGSNKIGRPTLSNQKGERKTKTKPKQKTTQLSVSVNGLVGKISEQPKTTLPSKAKSSENNSNSKAKEKDRFGLDVLDDAIDLSNLQLPGIDVLDDSQGQDLGSWLNIDDDGLQEHGDIDFMGLEIPMDDLSDLNMMV
- the LOC18100364 gene encoding uncharacterized protein LOC18100364 isoform X5, with the translated sequence MATSSKFDMSSDSPDRPIYSSGHRGSHLAAQMDRSSSFRESMENPILSSVPNMARSSAVVAQGDVVNFFQCMRFDPKVVAADHKSSRQGDFKRHMNAALGISADDSSGSLKGKVVLSPSPEEIKRVRDGLRGSSAKGRERVKIFTEALSAFNKLFPTIPSRKRSRLEGYSNDRPNASVSSDRSVLVPSLGKMGIQNHSATSGFELEQQKSEERTKNIVPNKRTRTSLVDVRGNALVRPSGTVDRDREMLRLANSGAVQGEDRSLSIGVDGWEKTKMKKKRSGIKPDVASNMVSTKPSDGYRESKQGALQRPGTDARSRLNIDSHGFRAVRDDFNSASPTSSAKMNPSIRAPRSGSGIMPKLSPVVHRATAPNDWELSHCTNKPPAVGANNRKRTASARSSSPPVAHWAGQRPQKIYRTARRTNLVPIVNNDESPTLDSVSDVSGNEIGVGFARRLSGNSPQQVKLKGDTLSSAVLSESEESGATEVKSKDKSRKSDEIDEKAGQNVQKISPLGLPSRKNKLVSGEDIGDGVRRQGRTGRGFTSTRSLVPTAVEKLGNVGTAKQLRSARLGFDKNESKTGRPPTRKLSDRKAYTRQKNTTVNATADFLVGSEDGHEELLAAASAVINPGLALLSSFWRQMETFFGFISDVDIAHLKQQGSIVFTAPSATPVHSDANNYSTVPNGYGLFEHDREVELELAAETRTSELLPDQLMPVDREIPLSQLLLAALTSEEDCTLGNADLEFDAYGTDFELHEELESNCVNHLDNFQFSGHVAFSGCKVSGKPDHDETDNDISGIPNMGIDSSFRNTINGVLSDHALVPGMACSKFQYDNMKIEEKLRLEVLSLGIFPESMPDMPMDDEGICGHISKLEENQHGQVSRKKGLLDKLLKHASEMKELQEKEFEQRAHDKLVTMAYEKYMTCWGPNATGGKSSSSKMAKQAALAFVKQTLERCHKFEVTGNSCFSEPSFRDMFLSGTARLNGAQSVDTPTDGESAKLYGNTSTRSLEARVSASMGSQPSPRTLHVGQNGDSHISNPSDLLPPVNRLSEQITGKEDTWSNRMKKRELLLDDVVGSPSSAPSGIGGSLSSSTKGKRSERDREGKGHNREVLSRNGSNKIGRPTLSNQKGERKTKTKPKQKTTQLSVSVNGLVGKISEQPKTTLPSKAKSSENNSNSKAKEKDRFGLDVLDDAIDLSNLQLPGIDVLDDSQGQDLGSWLNIDDDGLQEHGDIDFMGLEIPMDDLSDLNMMV
- the LOC18100364 gene encoding uncharacterized protein LOC18100364 isoform X1; this encodes MATSSKFDMSSDSPDRPIYSSGHRGSHLAAQMDRSSSFRESMENPILSSVPNMARSSAVVAQGDVVNFFQCMRFDPKVVAADHKSSRQGDFKRHMNAALGISADDSSGSLKGKVVLSPSPEEIKRVRDGLRGSSAKGRERVKIFTEALSAFNKLFPTIPSRKRSRLEGYSNDRPNASVSSDRSVLVPSLGKMGIQNHSATSGFELEQQKSEERTKNIVPNKRTRTSLVDVRGNALVRPSGTVDRDREMLRLANSGAVQGEDRSLSIGVDGWEKTKMKKKRSGIKPDVASNMVSTKPSDGYRESKQGALQRPGTDARSRLNIDSHGFRPGVSNGAVGVGKIDGISQPTGLSVRSMTPRTDLENSSLLNDRRERPLGSDKERVNIRAVTKAVRDDFNSASPTSSAKMNPSIRAPRSGSGIMPKLSPVVHRATAPNDWELSHCTNKPPAVGANNRKRTASARSSSPPVAHWAGQRPQKIYRTARRTNLVPIVNNDESPTLDSVSDVSGNEIGVGFARRLSGNSPQQVKLKGDTLSSAVLSESEESGATEVKSKDKSRKSDEIDEKAGQNVQKISPLGLPSRKNKLVSGEDIGDGVRRQGRTGRGFTSTRSLVPTAVEKLGNVGTAKQLRSARLGFDKNESKTGRPPTRKLSDRKAYTRQKNTTVNATADFLVGSEDGHEELLAAASAVINPGLALLSSFWRQMETFFGFISDVDIAHLKQQGSIVFTAPSATPVHSDANNYSTVPNGYGLFEHDREVELELAAETRTSELLPDQLMPVDREIPLSQLLLAALTSEEDCTLGNADLEFDAYGTDFELHEELESNCVNHLDNFQFSGHVAFSGCKVSGKPDHDETDNDISGIPNMGIDSSFRNTINGVLSDHALVPGMACSKFQYDNMKIEEKLRLEVLSLGIFPESMPDMPMDDEGICGHISKLEENQHGQVSRKKGLLDKLLKHASEMKELQEKEFEQRAHDKLVTMAYEKYMTCWGPNATGGKSSSSKMAKQAALAFVKQTLERCHKFEVTGNSCFSEPSFRDMFLSGTARLNGAQSVDTPTDGESAKLYGNTSTRSLEARVSASMGSQPSPRTLHVGQNGDSHISNPSDLLPPVNRLSEQITGKEDTWSNRMKKRELLLDDVVGSPSSAPSGIGGSLSSSTKGKRSERDREGKGHNREVLSRNGSNKIGRPTLSNQKGERKTKTKPKQKTTQLSVSVNGLVGKISEQPKTTLPSKAKSSENNSNSKAKEKDRFGLDVLDDAIDLSNLQLPGIDVLDDSQGQDLGSWLNIDDDGLQEHGDIDFMGLEIPMDDLSDLNMMV
- the LOC18100364 gene encoding uncharacterized protein LOC18100364 isoform X2, yielding MENPILSSVPNMARSSAVVAQGDVVNFFQCMRFDPKVVAADHKSSRQGDFKRHMNAALGISADDSSGSSKGKVVLSPSPEEIKRVRDGLRGSSVKGRERVKIFTEALSAFNKLFPTIPSKKRSRLEGYSNDRPNASVSSDRSVLVPSLGKMGIQNHSATSGFELEQQKSEERTKNIVPNKRTRTSLVDVRGNALVRPSGTVDRDREMLRLANSGAVQGEDRSLSIGVDGWEKTKMKKKRSGIKPDVASNMVSTKPSDGYRESKQGALQRPGTDARSRLNIDSHGFRPGVSNGAVGVGKIDGISQPTGLSVRSMTPRTDLENSSLLNDRRERPLGSDKERVNIRAVTKAVRDDFNSASPTSSAKMNPSIRAPRSGSGIMPKLSPVVHRATAPNDWELSHCTNKPPAVGANNRKRTASARSSSPPVAHWAGQRPQKIYRTARRTNLVPIVNNDESPTLDSVSDVSGNEIGVGFARRLSGNSPQQVKLKGDTLSSAVLSESEESGATEVKSKDKSRKSDEIDEKAGQNVQKISPLGLPSRKNKLVSGEDIGDGVRRQGRTGRGFTSTRSLVPTAVEKLGNVGTAKQLRSARLGFDKNESKTGRPPTRKLSDRKAYTRQKNTTVNATADFLVGSEDGHEELLAAASAVINPGLALLSSFWRQMETFFGFISDVDIAHLKQQGSIVFTAPSATPVHSDANNYSTVPNGYGLFEHDREVELELAAETRTSELLPDQLMPVDREIPLSQLLLAALTSEEDCTLGNADLEFDAYGTDFELHEELESNCVNHLDNFQFSGHVAFSGCKVSGKPDHDETDNDISGIPNMGIDSSFRNTINGVLSDHALVPGMACSKFQYDNMKIEEKLRLEVLSLGIFPESMPDMPMDDEGICGHISKLEENQHGQVSRKKGLLDKLLKHASEMKELQEKEFEQRAHDKLVTMAYEKYMTCWGPNATGGKSSSSKMAKQAALAFVKQTLERCHKFEVTGNSCFSEPSFRDMFLSGTARLNGAQSVDTPTDGESAKLYGNTSTRSLEARVSASMGSQPSPRTLHVGQNGDSHISNPSDLLPPVNRLSEQITGKEDTWSNRMKKRELLLDDVVGSPSSAPSGIGGSLSSSTKGKRSERDREGKGHNREVLSRNGSNKIGRPTLSNQKGERKTKTKPKQKTTQLSVSVNGLVGKISEQPKTTLPSKAKSSENNSNSKAKEKDRFGLDVLDDAIDLSNLQLPGIDVLDDSQGQDLGSWLNIDDDGLQEHGDIDFMGLEIPMDDLSDLNMMV
- the LOC18100364 gene encoding uncharacterized protein LOC18100364 isoform X3, with protein sequence MENPILSSVPNMARSSAVVAQGDVVNFFQCMRFDPKVVAADHKSSRQGDFKRHMNAALGISADDSSGSSKGKVVLSPSPEEIKRVRDGLRGSSVKGRERVKIFTEALSAFNKLFPTIPSRKRSRLEGYSNDRPNASVSSDRSVLVPSLGKMGIQNHSATSGFELEQQKSEERTKNIVPNKRTRTSLVDVRGNALVRPSGTVDRDREMLRLANSGAVQGEDRSLSIGVDGWEKTKMKKKRSGIKPDVASNMVSTKPSDGYRESKQGALQRPGTDARSRLNIDSHGFRPGVSNGAVGVGKIDGISQPTGLSVRSMTPRTDLENSSLLNDRRERPLGSDKERVNIRAVTKAVRDDFNSASPTSSAKMNPSIRAPRSGSGIMPKLSPVVHRATAPNDWELSHCTNKPPAVGANNRKRTASARSSSPPVAHWAGQRPQKIYRTARRTNLVPIVNNDESPTLDSVSDVSGNEIGVGFARRLSGNSPQQVKLKGDTLSSAVLSESEESGATEVKSKDKSRKSDEIDEKAGQNVQKISPLGLPSRKNKLVSGEDIGDGVRRQGRTGRGFTSTRSLVPTAVEKLGNVGTAKQLRSARLGFDKNESKTGRPPTRKLSDRKAYTRQKNTTVNATADFLVGSEDGHEELLAAASAVINPGLALLSSFWRQMETFFGFISDVDIAHLKQQGSIVFTAPSATPVHSDANNYSTVPNGYGLFEHDREVELELAAETRTSELLPDQLMPVDREIPLSQLLLAALTSEEDCTLGNADLEFDAYGTDFELHEELESNCVNHLDNFQFSGHVAFSGCKVSGKPDHDETDNDISGIPNMGIDSSFRNTINGVLSDHALVPGMACSKFQYDNMKIEEKLRLEVLSLGIFPESMPDMPMDDEGICGHISKLEENQHGQVSRKKGLLDKLLKHASEMKELQEKEFEQRAHDKLVTMAYEKYMTCWGPNATGGKSSSSKMAKQAALAFVKQTLERCHKFEVTGNSCFSEPSFRDMFLSGTARLNGAQSVDTPTDGESAKLYGNTSTRSLEARVSASMGSQPSPRTLHVGQNGDSHISNPSDLLPPVNRLSEQITGKEDTWSNRMKKRELLLDDVVGSPSSAPSGIGGSLSSSTKGKRSERDREGKGHNREVLSRNGSNKIGRPTLSNQKGERKTKTKPKQKTTQLSVSVNGLVGKISEQPKTTLPSKAKSSENNSNSKAKEKDRFGLDVLDDAIDLSNLQLPGIDVLDDSQGQDLGSWLNIDDDGLQEHGDIDFMGLEIPMDDLSDLNMMV